In Chryseobacterium lactis, a single genomic region encodes these proteins:
- the ybeY gene encoding rRNA maturation RNase YbeY produces MIQFFYENLPESVNTDYKKWLEDLILSEGKKLGEINYIFCDDEYLLKINQDYLQHDYYTDIITFDYVKGKTISAEIFVSLQRISDNASTLSRDHEEELRRVLAHGILHLAGYKDKTEEEEKEMRRMEDLYLDKYRDSRI; encoded by the coding sequence ATGATACAGTTCTTTTACGAAAATTTACCGGAGTCGGTAAATACAGATTACAAAAAATGGCTGGAAGATCTTATTCTTTCAGAAGGAAAAAAGCTAGGCGAAATCAATTATATTTTCTGCGATGATGAATATCTTTTAAAGATTAATCAGGATTATTTACAGCATGATTATTACACCGACATCATCACTTTTGATTATGTAAAAGGCAAAACTATAAGCGCTGAGATTTTCGTATCTTTGCAGCGCATTTCTGATAACGCCTCTACCCTTTCGAGAGATCACGAGGAAGAATTAAGAAGGGTTTTAGCCCATGGAATTCTACACCTGGCGGGGTATAAAGATAAGACGGAAGAGGAAGAAAAAGAGATGCGAAGAATGGAAGATTTGTACTTAGACAAATATAGGGATTCAAGGATTTAA
- a CDS encoding patatin-like phospholipase family protein, whose translation MRKLLILLFVFQLLLIHSQVKKNLVIPKNPKIGLSLAGGGAKGFSHVGVLKVLDSLGVKVDYIAGTSMGAIVGGLYASGYSGKEIEKIVMDTDFYSLIMDPKSRQEASFFNKSVDKYLLSIPLKNGKITLPSSISTGQRNVYLLKELFKNVSNIDDFSKMPIPFLCVATNLESGNMQIFEKGDLVQSIMASSAFPSLMDPVKIGDSIYIDGAMTVNYPSKPLKDKGIDIVIGVDLNQDLSKREDLNNIISILNQVIDFGIKRDTKKQYRYTDINIKPDLKGMSATSYDDKKKILDSGYAEGLKYTKILDELPKRPFDRLRQQINPIYSNVYKIDSISIEGSKIYGKNYVLGKMGLRLPSLQTYGNVNKMIDKLVATNNYKFINYDIVQENNANYLKLYVTEDDARHFLKFGLHYDEVFKTGLLLNYSAKRLLFKNSNLSVDVIVGDRLRYYLNYFIDNGYIPGFGIYSSGMSFDLKNADNNVMDKWAWTRNEAYIQSIWKDKFAIGGGISHDYFRAEINGDNKRYGRFLNPYIFLKSDTQDDKEFPTKGVYFSAEGKVIDLLKSEVDKRIVQIKADLRINIPLWKQFTYRLNLFGGITLGEHLPQYYQYRLGGIFEQNIINFRSFGGFYFAQLNTNNVIIASNDIQFRFNKNYFVSGNFSFANLSNDIKFEDAVKVNYSSLGITAGYKSPFGQIKVNFSHSLKNNQKGIFSVILGHWF comes from the coding sequence ATGAGAAAACTCCTGATTCTTCTTTTCGTATTCCAGCTCCTTTTGATCCATTCTCAGGTAAAAAAGAACTTAGTGATTCCGAAAAATCCCAAAATAGGATTATCACTTGCAGGTGGTGGTGCCAAAGGCTTTTCACATGTTGGAGTACTTAAAGTATTAGATTCGCTAGGAGTAAAAGTAGATTATATTGCCGGAACCAGTATGGGAGCCATTGTTGGAGGACTTTACGCTTCCGGCTATTCAGGGAAAGAAATAGAAAAAATTGTAATGGATACAGATTTCTATTCTCTGATTATGGATCCAAAATCCAGGCAGGAAGCCAGTTTTTTCAATAAATCTGTAGATAAATATCTGTTATCTATTCCTTTGAAAAACGGAAAAATTACACTTCCCTCTTCCATCAGTACAGGGCAACGAAATGTCTATTTGCTAAAAGAGCTTTTTAAAAATGTCTCAAATATTGATGATTTTTCTAAAATGCCCATTCCTTTTTTATGTGTTGCCACCAATCTTGAAAGTGGAAATATGCAGATATTTGAAAAAGGAGATCTTGTACAATCCATCATGGCCAGCTCAGCGTTTCCATCTTTAATGGATCCCGTTAAAATCGGAGACAGTATTTATATTGATGGTGCTATGACGGTAAATTATCCTTCAAAGCCTTTAAAAGACAAGGGAATTGATATCGTCATCGGTGTTGACCTGAACCAGGATCTGTCCAAAAGAGAAGATTTAAACAATATTATATCCATCCTGAACCAGGTGATCGATTTCGGAATAAAAAGAGATACAAAAAAACAGTACAGATACACAGATATTAACATTAAGCCTGACCTTAAAGGAATGTCTGCAACCAGTTATGATGATAAGAAAAAAATCCTCGATAGCGGGTATGCAGAAGGCTTAAAATACACGAAAATACTGGATGAGCTTCCTAAACGTCCCTTTGACCGTCTAAGACAGCAAATAAACCCAATATACTCCAATGTATATAAGATTGACAGTATATCCATTGAAGGAAGCAAAATCTACGGTAAAAACTATGTTTTAGGGAAAATGGGATTACGTCTCCCCTCTCTTCAAACCTACGGCAATGTCAACAAAATGATTGATAAATTGGTTGCTACCAATAACTATAAATTCATTAACTATGATATTGTTCAGGAAAATAACGCCAACTACTTAAAGCTGTATGTCACAGAAGACGATGCGCGCCATTTTTTAAAATTCGGATTACATTATGACGAAGTTTTCAAAACAGGTCTTTTGTTGAATTATTCAGCGAAAAGACTTTTATTTAAAAACTCCAATCTTTCAGTAGATGTCATTGTAGGAGACAGACTCAGATATTATCTGAATTACTTTATTGACAACGGATATATTCCGGGATTCGGTATTTACTCTTCCGGTATGAGTTTCGACTTGAAAAATGCGGATAATAATGTCATGGATAAATGGGCCTGGACCAGAAACGAGGCCTATATACAGTCTATTTGGAAGGATAAATTCGCTATTGGAGGTGGAATAAGCCACGACTATTTCAGAGCCGAAATTAACGGTGATAATAAGCGATACGGACGTTTTCTAAATCCATATATATTCTTAAAAAGCGATACACAGGATGATAAAGAATTTCCAACAAAAGGAGTTTACTTTTCCGCGGAAGGAAAGGTCATTGATCTTCTGAAATCCGAGGTAGATAAAAGGATCGTCCAGATAAAGGCCGATCTGAGGATAAATATTCCTCTCTGGAAACAATTTACTTATCGTCTTAATTTATTTGGTGGAATAACATTAGGGGAACATCTCCCCCAATACTACCAGTACAGACTGGGTGGAATATTTGAGCAGAATATTATTAATTTCAGAAGCTTTGGTGGATTTTATTTTGCCCAGCTGAACACTAATAATGTGATTATTGCCTCGAATGATATCCAGTTCAGGTTTAACAAAAACTATTTTGTCAGCGGAAACTTTAGCTTTGCCAACCTTTCCAATGATATAAAATTCGAGGATGCCGTTAAAGTAAATTATAGCTCATTAGGGATTACCGCAGGGTATAAATCTCCTTTCGGGCAAATTAAAGTAAACTTTAGCCACTCACTTAAAAACAATCAAAAAGGTATATTCAGTGTGATATTAGGGCACTGGTTTTAA